From the Rhodopirellula islandica genome, one window contains:
- a CDS encoding AraC family transcriptional regulator, with protein MKASYEKLVPDGGQSFRCFNRASLQSPVKWHRHPEVELTYIPSGVGSRMVGDHIGSYTDHDLVLLGSELPHTWASDEYRGQVYDLHSAMVLQFHPDFLGPHFFRLNEMVEIHQLLQRASRGLWFPAGMAESVGNRMMDLETERGASRLVNLLSILDELAGCSDCEPLASHLYRTSNNEEVETRIQVICDHITHHLTNPELTHRELAELADMNASAFSRFFKQSTGRTVSAYINELRIGFACRLLTDTEDSILSISQQSGYQNLSNFNRRFQQHRKMTPREYRNRVRIAV; from the coding sequence ATGAAAGCTTCCTACGAAAAGTTGGTCCCCGACGGTGGGCAATCGTTTCGATGTTTCAATCGCGCGTCGTTGCAGTCACCGGTGAAATGGCATCGCCATCCCGAAGTGGAGCTGACCTACATCCCGTCTGGAGTTGGGTCCCGAATGGTTGGCGACCACATTGGCAGCTACACCGATCACGACCTGGTGTTGCTGGGGTCTGAGTTGCCGCACACGTGGGCTTCGGATGAATACCGAGGTCAGGTTTACGATTTGCACTCCGCGATGGTGTTGCAGTTTCATCCCGACTTCTTGGGGCCGCACTTCTTTCGGCTCAACGAGATGGTGGAGATTCACCAGTTGCTGCAGCGTGCCAGTCGAGGATTGTGGTTTCCGGCTGGGATGGCTGAGTCGGTTGGCAACCGGATGATGGACTTGGAGACGGAGCGAGGAGCGAGCCGCTTGGTGAACTTGCTATCGATTCTGGATGAACTCGCGGGCTGTTCGGATTGCGAGCCGCTCGCGTCCCATTTGTATCGAACCAGTAACAACGAGGAGGTGGAGACCCGCATTCAGGTCATCTGCGACCACATCACGCATCACCTCACCAATCCAGAACTGACGCATCGTGAACTGGCGGAGCTAGCAGACATGAACGCGTCCGCTTTCAGCCGGTTTTTCAAACAGTCGACGGGGCGAACTGTGTCCGCCTACATCAACGAACTGCGAATCGGGTTTGCCTGTCGCTTGTTGACCGACACGGAAGATTCGATTCTGTCGATCAGTCAACAGTCCGGGTATCAGAATTTGTCGAATTTCAACCGACGCTTTCAGCAGCACCGAAAGATGACGCCACGTGAATATCGCAACCGTGTTCGCATCGCGGTTTGA
- a CDS encoding dihydrodipicolinate synthase family protein: MVDESLMVQRMSGRKLSGLIAATYTPMTATGDLRLDVVPKMVEKLLHDGISGLYVCGSTGEGMSLTTPERQSVAAAFVEASAGRLPVIVQVGHNSLREAQALAAHAQEVGANAISATCPSYFKVSNTQTLVQCMKELASAAPETPFYYYHIPMLTGSNIEMPEFLTQADDAIPTLVGLKYTDTKLFEFQRCLELANRQFDVVWGCDEMLLGATATGARAAIGSTYNIAAKLYRQMTLALTSGQLDAARKWQSQSIEMISTIGRYPFHPAMKAVLAMQGLEVGSCRLPLESLSPTQTQALRNDLQAIGFFDWCRAPAESGRA, from the coding sequence ATGGTCGACGAATCACTCATGGTGCAGCGGATGTCAGGCCGAAAACTCTCTGGCTTGATCGCTGCGACTTACACACCGATGACCGCCACTGGCGACTTGCGTCTCGACGTTGTCCCGAAGATGGTTGAGAAACTGCTCCACGACGGAATCTCGGGACTCTATGTCTGCGGCAGCACTGGAGAAGGCATGTCGCTGACAACGCCTGAGCGGCAATCGGTGGCGGCCGCTTTTGTCGAAGCCAGTGCCGGCCGACTGCCCGTGATTGTTCAGGTCGGGCACAACAGTTTGCGAGAAGCCCAGGCACTCGCTGCGCACGCCCAAGAAGTTGGCGCCAACGCGATTTCCGCCACGTGTCCCTCTTACTTCAAAGTCTCCAACACGCAGACGCTGGTTCAGTGCATGAAGGAATTGGCATCCGCTGCGCCGGAGACTCCCTTCTATTACTATCACATTCCGATGCTCACCGGATCGAACATCGAAATGCCGGAGTTTCTCACCCAGGCCGACGATGCGATCCCGACGTTGGTGGGATTGAAGTACACCGACACCAAACTTTTCGAATTCCAACGCTGCCTGGAACTGGCCAACCGGCAATTTGATGTCGTTTGGGGATGCGACGAAATGTTGTTGGGCGCCACCGCCACCGGCGCGAGGGCCGCGATCGGCAGCACTTACAACATCGCCGCCAAGCTCTACCGACAAATGACGCTCGCGCTGACCAGCGGTCAACTGGACGCGGCTCGCAAATGGCAATCCCAATCCATCGAGATGATCAGCACCATCGGGCGTTATCCTTTTCATCCCGCCATGAAAGCGGTTTTGGCGATGCAAGGTCTGGAGGTTGGTTCCTGTCGACTCCCACTCGAATCGCTCTCGCCAACGCAAACCCAAGCCCTGCGAAATGACTTGCAGGCGATTGGATTCTTCGATTGGTGCCGTGCCCCGGCGGAGTCCGGCCGCGCATGA
- a CDS encoding AGE family epimerase/isomerase: protein MDPTRRNELIKVYRDGLLNDTVSFWTRHGVDREHGGFLTSLNRDGTVIDTDKGVWQQGRCTWLFAELHNNVEPREEWLQLAIHGATFLDQHCFDPSDGRMWFQVTQEGQPIRKRRYAFSECFAAIAYGELALATGETHYRERAIQTFERFVDHNLSSEEAASKFTGTRRTRGMGFPMITIATAQELRQSIGLEDANDWIDRSIATIREFHLKPDIECVMETVAIDGQILDHFDGRTLNPGHAIEGAWFLLWEGHLRKDASLIQTGCQMLDWMWHRGWDRKHGGILYFVDVHGLPVQEYWHDMKFWWPQNETILATLLAHLLTGDDKYADWHRQAHQWAHSHFPDALHGEWFGYLHRDGSLSSELKGNLWKGPFHLPRMQYMAWRWLEKDFA from the coding sequence GTGGATCCAACGCGGCGCAATGAACTGATCAAGGTGTACCGGGACGGTTTGCTGAACGACACGGTGTCGTTTTGGACGAGGCACGGTGTCGATCGGGAACACGGCGGGTTCCTGACCTCGCTGAATCGCGACGGAACCGTGATCGACACCGACAAGGGTGTGTGGCAACAAGGCCGCTGCACCTGGTTGTTCGCCGAACTCCACAACAACGTGGAACCTCGCGAAGAATGGCTTCAGCTCGCCATCCACGGTGCAACGTTCCTCGACCAACATTGCTTCGATCCCTCGGACGGTCGAATGTGGTTCCAGGTCACGCAAGAAGGCCAGCCCATCCGGAAGCGACGCTATGCCTTCTCGGAGTGCTTTGCCGCAATCGCCTATGGCGAGCTCGCTCTGGCCACAGGGGAAACTCACTACCGCGAACGTGCGATCCAAACATTCGAACGATTTGTCGACCACAACTTGAGCAGCGAAGAGGCCGCCTCAAAGTTCACCGGGACGCGTCGGACACGAGGCATGGGATTCCCGATGATCACCATCGCCACCGCTCAAGAACTGCGTCAATCCATTGGTCTGGAAGATGCCAACGACTGGATCGACCGAAGCATCGCCACAATTCGCGAATTTCACTTGAAGCCCGACATCGAGTGCGTGATGGAAACCGTGGCCATCGACGGCCAGATTCTCGATCACTTTGACGGTCGCACGCTCAACCCTGGACACGCGATCGAAGGAGCTTGGTTTCTCCTCTGGGAAGGCCATCTCCGCAAGGACGCTTCCTTGATCCAAACGGGCTGCCAAATGCTGGATTGGATGTGGCATCGTGGCTGGGATCGGAAACATGGAGGGATCCTCTACTTTGTCGATGTGCATGGTTTGCCGGTTCAAGAGTACTGGCACGACATGAAGTTCTGGTGGCCTCAAAACGAAACCATCCTGGCAACCCTGCTCGCTCATCTGCTGACCGGCGACGACAAGTACGCTGATTGGCACAGGCAAGCTCACCAGTGGGCGCACTCCCATTTCCCCGACGCCCTGCACGGCGAATGGTTCGGATACTTGCACCGCGACGGCAGCCTCAGCAGCGAACTCAAAGGCAATCTCTGGAAGGGGCCATTCCATCTGCCAAGAATGCAATACATGGCTTGGAGATGGCTGGAGAAAGATTTCGCCTGA
- the nagB gene encoding glucosamine-6-phosphate deaminase, translated as MSSTLESPSPLNHSTKSTPGLSVLKLPDPGVASKRVAREIGALIRQRASENRNCVLGLATGSTPIRVYRELVRMHREEGLSFHNVITFNLDEYFPIKPNAAQSYVRFMNEQLFDHIDIVRTNVHIPNGTIELEAVPGYCRDYDELIATTGGIDLQLLGIGRTGHIGFNEPGATQDTRTRLVKLDNLTRLDAVKDFGGMDHVPLLAITMGVDSILQSHRIRLLAFGEHKADIVQRAIEGTMTSAIPASFLQSHRDVQYLLDDAAAECLSPSTTGELSQ; from the coding sequence ATGAGCAGTACCTTGGAAAGCCCGTCGCCACTCAATCACTCAACGAAGTCAACACCAGGACTGTCTGTTCTGAAGTTGCCAGATCCCGGCGTCGCCAGCAAACGCGTCGCGAGAGAGATTGGGGCCTTGATCCGCCAACGTGCCTCCGAAAACCGGAACTGTGTTCTCGGACTGGCGACCGGATCGACTCCGATTCGTGTCTACCGAGAATTGGTACGAATGCACCGGGAAGAGGGACTTTCCTTCCACAACGTGATCACGTTCAACCTGGACGAGTACTTTCCGATCAAACCGAATGCCGCCCAAAGCTATGTTCGTTTCATGAACGAACAGTTGTTTGATCACATCGACATTGTTCGCACCAACGTTCACATTCCCAATGGGACGATTGAGTTGGAAGCCGTTCCGGGGTATTGCCGCGACTACGATGAATTGATCGCAACGACCGGCGGCATTGATCTTCAACTGCTAGGAATTGGACGCACCGGGCACATCGGTTTCAACGAACCAGGTGCCACCCAAGACACACGAACCCGGTTGGTCAAACTTGACAACCTCACACGGCTGGATGCCGTCAAAGACTTTGGTGGCATGGACCACGTGCCACTGCTCGCGATCACCATGGGCGTGGACTCGATTCTGCAATCCCATCGAATCCGATTGCTCGCATTCGGCGAACACAAAGCCGACATTGTCCAACGTGCCATCGAGGGAACGATGACCTCCGCGATCCCAGCTTCGTTTCTGCAGTCGCATCGTGACGTGCAATATTTGCTCGACGACGCCGCTGCGGAATGCCTGTCACCGTCCACGACTGGAGAACTCTCGCAATGA
- a CDS encoding sialidase family protein gives MVASETTTSVEHGIVDVFVPQQDGYPAIRIPSIVTTQQGTLLAFAEGRQGGDHSENDLIMKRSTDNGATWSEVIVLNDQGKLSLNNPQAVVLASGRVLVMYQRSKLGERNASDGHGPDSFFTFIQTSDDDGLGWSEPRDVSKQVKREQDVTSVAAGPGIGIILHHGPRKGRIIMPFNQGPFNNWQVYAAYSDDNGHTWQMGDVAPGDGKGHGNEVQMVELSGGRVMLNARAQGAGSTKHRKIAISEDAGQTWSPLEIDEQLIDPTCQAAILRYSWPTEGTSRLLFSNPATQSKRENGVLRISYDEGQTWPKQVEVYPNGFAYSCLTRLQDERIGVLFERDGYKTISFTAIPLDALEPTASKPQPTSNGKEAN, from the coding sequence TTGGTCGCCTCCGAAACAACGACCTCCGTCGAACATGGCATCGTCGATGTGTTTGTGCCCCAACAAGATGGCTACCCCGCCATTCGAATTCCCTCCATCGTCACGACCCAACAAGGCACATTGTTGGCCTTCGCGGAGGGTCGCCAGGGCGGAGACCATTCCGAGAACGATCTGATCATGAAACGCTCCACCGATAACGGAGCGACTTGGAGTGAGGTGATCGTCCTCAACGACCAAGGCAAACTCTCACTGAACAACCCGCAAGCCGTCGTGCTGGCATCGGGACGGGTTCTCGTGATGTACCAGCGAAGCAAACTGGGCGAACGAAACGCATCCGACGGTCACGGCCCCGATTCCTTTTTCACGTTTATTCAAACCAGCGATGACGACGGACTGGGGTGGTCGGAACCACGCGACGTTTCCAAACAGGTCAAACGAGAGCAGGATGTCACCAGCGTCGCTGCGGGACCCGGCATCGGGATCATCTTGCACCACGGCCCGCGAAAAGGGCGGATCATCATGCCGTTCAACCAAGGCCCCTTCAACAATTGGCAGGTCTACGCCGCCTACAGCGACGACAATGGCCACACCTGGCAAATGGGCGACGTCGCTCCGGGTGATGGCAAGGGACACGGCAACGAAGTTCAAATGGTCGAACTGTCAGGCGGGCGAGTGATGCTGAACGCCCGAGCCCAGGGGGCCGGCTCGACCAAACATCGAAAGATTGCGATCAGCGAAGACGCCGGGCAAACCTGGTCACCGCTTGAGATCGATGAGCAGTTGATCGACCCCACCTGCCAAGCCGCCATCCTGCGGTATTCCTGGCCAACAGAAGGAACGAGCCGCCTCCTGTTCTCCAACCCAGCCACTCAAAGCAAACGCGAAAACGGTGTGCTTCGGATCAGCTACGACGAAGGCCAGACGTGGCCGAAACAGGTCGAAGTCTATCCCAATGGCTTTGCCTATTCGTGCCTGACACGCCTACAAGATGAACGCATCGGCGTCCTGTTTGAACGCGATGGGTACAAAACGATCAGCTTCACCGCGATCCCATTGGACGCTCTCGAACCAACCGCTTCAAAACCTCAACCAACATCCAACGGCAAGGAGGCCAACTGA
- a CDS encoding cytochrome c peroxidase, which translates to MNQNHRCARRFAAWSVCTIGLLGAAFFCWNESVWGNQPIVQPTSTSKTSIRGGEALSSVAAGTAMLRRPVAVVNTGDDQVVVANRRSGTLSVVDTNALQVIGEYRLGGHPTDLIAVGERLLVTEQDGRLTSVQMKAGSPVIQWSVAVPNEPATVRATDNGDWCSVCSTWAREVTFVNLQGSADQPPEIMATVSLPFSPRAQLILPDQNRLLVADAFGPRLAVIRLDDFQVESIREIPGNNIRGFVRSTDREMVYVTHELINEIAPPRSSEIIWGSMVSDAMRELSVATIVDPKANLMKSGRFIAVGNNTRGAGDPNALEMREDGRLVVTIGGLGQVGVVEPGGIGVTRIVAGRRPVAIAKISEDRFLVANEHSDSLTRLDFHFDAPEVNTEESVRSRDSDVSSEGTGASDAEPIRDAGPYSETEEVEYEAEYEYEETEEEQDDSSAYRSKSYRSSDDPAVEPVSSDVATKSYQIGPDVQAGEEQLFVIATSLSLGESPSLQASDRGELLFFDASLSRGGWYSCHSCHTDGHTSGSLADTLSDGGEGAPKRILSLRGVGETGPWAWVGDKSEIEGQVRQTLELTMQGRKMNDGDVADLVAFLESIPPAPAFRAPVTDLDRELVSKGRHLFESLDCVSCHSGSILTSDATYDVGLKDERGITEFNPPSLRGVGHLHSLFHDLRAAELSDVVGNFQHQLPQELSIEERAQLIRYLESL; encoded by the coding sequence ATGAACCAGAACCATCGCTGTGCTCGTCGTTTTGCTGCCTGGTCCGTTTGCACAATCGGATTGTTAGGGGCGGCGTTCTTTTGTTGGAACGAATCCGTCTGGGGCAATCAACCGATTGTGCAGCCCACGTCGACGAGCAAGACGTCCATTCGAGGCGGGGAGGCTTTGTCTTCGGTGGCGGCCGGAACCGCCATGCTGCGTCGCCCCGTGGCGGTCGTGAATACGGGTGATGATCAGGTGGTCGTTGCCAATCGTCGCAGTGGAACACTCAGCGTTGTTGACACGAATGCGCTCCAGGTGATCGGCGAGTATCGGCTGGGTGGTCACCCGACGGATTTGATCGCGGTGGGGGAACGCTTGCTGGTCACGGAGCAAGATGGACGGCTGACATCCGTGCAGATGAAGGCTGGCAGTCCCGTCATTCAATGGAGCGTGGCGGTGCCGAATGAACCGGCGACGGTTCGGGCTACTGACAATGGGGACTGGTGCTCGGTTTGCTCAACCTGGGCGAGGGAAGTCACGTTCGTGAACCTGCAGGGATCTGCGGATCAACCACCCGAAATCATGGCCACCGTGTCGCTGCCATTTTCGCCCCGGGCACAATTGATTCTTCCCGATCAAAATCGGTTGCTGGTTGCCGACGCGTTTGGGCCTCGGTTGGCTGTCATTCGCCTGGATGACTTTCAGGTCGAGTCGATTCGGGAAATTCCCGGCAACAACATTCGAGGGTTTGTACGCAGCACGGACCGAGAAATGGTGTATGTGACGCATGAGTTGATCAATGAAATCGCGCCGCCGCGAAGCAGTGAGATCATTTGGGGATCGATGGTGTCCGACGCGATGCGTGAGCTTTCGGTCGCGACGATTGTGGATCCCAAAGCGAATTTGATGAAGTCGGGACGCTTCATTGCGGTTGGCAACAACACACGCGGAGCCGGTGACCCCAACGCGTTAGAAATGCGAGAAGACGGTCGGTTGGTCGTGACCATTGGTGGATTGGGGCAGGTGGGCGTGGTCGAACCCGGTGGGATCGGGGTGACTCGAATTGTGGCCGGACGCCGGCCAGTTGCCATCGCAAAGATTTCGGAAGATCGATTTTTGGTCGCCAATGAACACTCGGATTCGTTGACTCGATTGGATTTTCACTTCGATGCGCCGGAAGTGAATACCGAGGAGAGCGTGCGCTCCCGTGACAGCGATGTCTCAAGCGAGGGGACGGGGGCCAGTGATGCGGAACCCATCCGCGACGCCGGGCCATACTCTGAAACCGAAGAAGTCGAGTACGAAGCAGAGTACGAATACGAAGAGACGGAGGAGGAACAGGATGACTCGTCTGCTTACCGAAGCAAATCCTACCGCTCCTCTGATGACCCGGCCGTTGAGCCGGTCAGCTCTGATGTTGCAACGAAGAGCTACCAGATTGGTCCCGACGTCCAGGCGGGCGAAGAACAGTTGTTCGTGATTGCGACATCCCTGAGTCTCGGCGAATCACCTTCGCTTCAAGCAAGCGATCGAGGCGAGTTGCTGTTCTTTGACGCCAGTCTTTCTCGTGGCGGTTGGTACAGTTGCCATAGTTGTCACACCGACGGGCACACCAGCGGATCGCTGGCCGACACGCTGAGCGATGGTGGCGAAGGCGCCCCCAAACGCATTCTTTCTCTGCGTGGAGTCGGCGAAACCGGTCCCTGGGCTTGGGTGGGAGACAAGTCAGAGATTGAAGGTCAAGTTCGGCAAACACTGGAATTGACCATGCAAGGACGGAAGATGAATGATGGTGACGTGGCGGACCTCGTCGCGTTCCTTGAGTCGATCCCGCCCGCTCCGGCTTTTCGCGCCCCGGTGACGGATCTGGATCGAGAACTTGTGTCGAAAGGACGACACTTGTTCGAGTCGTTGGATTGCGTGTCCTGCCATTCCGGTTCGATTCTTACATCGGATGCGACCTACGACGTGGGTCTGAAGGATGAGCGAGGGATCACCGAATTCAACCCGCCGTCGTTGCGAGGTGTGGGGCATCTGCACTCGCTCTTCCATGATTTGCGAGCAGCTGAGTTGAGCGATGTTGTCGGCAACTTTCAGCATCAACTGCCGCAAGAATTGTCGATCGAAGAACGGGCACAATTGATTCGCTACCTCGAGAGTCTGTAG
- a CDS encoding sodium:solute symporter family transporter gives MTPCLSKRFRTRLATPRIAFRFGIRILVSLAAITLSNIVLGIPAALAQADSSDWLQWDELPSIPDPLGVAGPFVGVDGDALIVAGGANFPRPVWESNKVWHDSIYVLTEPDDLTATNSQWIDAGRLPRATAYGASVSIPRDVSPHHGLLCIGGNDAAETFREVFLLQWDATTQTIRHQPYPPLPEPCVHASAERVGQTVFVVGGQRGSDLSTATSAAWTLDLSQSQDPSLLAWRRLPDFPGPSRALHLTAAQHDGYETCLYVISGRRQAASGVEFLTDTWAYRPSDQTWQQKTDIPHPMAAGTATHVGQSHLVVLGGDDGSLFGQADDLKDNHPGFLKKTFAYHTITDTWTETGSSPANHVTTTAVHWNDAIVVATGEVRPRVRSPSVYRVSVHAPDRSFGTLNYVVLFSYLLSMVGIGVYFARRNRNTDDYFRGGSQIPWWAAGCSIFATMLSSVTFTGIPSKAFAQDWTYSIGNFTIPLVAIVAVYVAMPFFRRIDATSAYEYLEKRFNRSVRWFGSLSFSLFHVFRMAVVMSLTGLALSVATPLTPQQSVLLMGGLSIAYCTMGGIEAVIWTDTIQTVVLLGGAFLAILLMLSATDGGFAGSWSHAVDADKLRLANFHLSPTHAQIALWVIVFGAIGQNLSSYTADQAVVQRYMTTASQSLAARSIWTNAVLTIPATLLFFGIGTALHGFYHSHPERLSPAITTDQVFPLFIAREMPIGVAGLIVAGVFAAAQSTVSTSMNSTATALVTDFFRPLNLCRDERGYLFAARTLTFLIGVLGTLFGLVFVDPSIKSLFDTFIVVIGLFMGVLGGLFVLGGLTTRANSVGAMVGAAIGATTMFALWQFTEVNGYLYTTCGILSCFGSGYLASLLTSPPSESLSGLTIHTLVENQAKPHTAQPES, from the coding sequence ATGACCCCTTGCCTTTCCAAACGATTCCGAACGCGTCTTGCTACCCCACGCATTGCATTTCGTTTTGGGATCCGCATTCTGGTTTCACTGGCAGCCATCACGCTGAGCAACATCGTGCTGGGAATCCCCGCTGCTCTCGCGCAAGCGGACTCAAGCGACTGGTTGCAGTGGGACGAACTTCCCTCCATCCCAGATCCACTCGGCGTCGCAGGTCCCTTTGTCGGTGTCGATGGGGATGCATTGATCGTCGCCGGCGGTGCAAACTTCCCGCGTCCCGTTTGGGAATCCAACAAGGTTTGGCACGATTCAATCTACGTCCTGACGGAACCCGACGACTTAACAGCCACCAACTCCCAATGGATCGATGCCGGTCGCCTCCCAAGGGCGACGGCCTATGGCGCATCCGTTTCGATTCCCCGGGACGTGTCACCACACCATGGATTGCTCTGCATCGGCGGAAACGACGCGGCAGAAACTTTTCGCGAGGTCTTCTTGCTTCAATGGGATGCGACCACCCAAACAATTCGGCACCAACCATACCCTCCGCTCCCGGAGCCTTGCGTTCATGCCTCGGCAGAGCGAGTTGGGCAAACGGTCTTTGTTGTTGGAGGGCAACGTGGCAGTGACCTTTCCACCGCAACATCGGCTGCTTGGACGCTGGACCTGAGCCAATCCCAAGACCCGAGTTTGCTGGCTTGGAGGCGTCTTCCGGATTTCCCGGGCCCATCCCGCGCACTTCACCTGACCGCCGCCCAGCACGATGGCTATGAGACATGTCTGTACGTCATCAGTGGACGCCGGCAGGCGGCAAGCGGAGTCGAATTCCTGACTGACACGTGGGCGTATCGTCCCAGCGATCAAACCTGGCAACAAAAAACCGACATCCCGCACCCCATGGCGGCGGGAACCGCAACGCATGTTGGACAAAGCCACCTGGTTGTCTTGGGCGGCGATGACGGCAGCCTGTTTGGGCAAGCGGATGACTTGAAGGACAATCACCCCGGATTTCTCAAGAAGACGTTTGCCTATCACACGATCACGGACACCTGGACGGAAACCGGCAGCAGTCCCGCGAATCACGTGACCACCACGGCGGTGCATTGGAACGATGCGATCGTGGTCGCAACCGGAGAAGTCCGTCCCCGAGTTCGTTCGCCGTCGGTGTACCGCGTCTCCGTCCACGCCCCAGATCGCAGCTTTGGAACCTTGAACTACGTCGTTCTGTTCAGTTACCTCCTGTCGATGGTTGGCATCGGCGTCTACTTCGCTCGTCGCAACCGAAACACAGACGACTACTTTCGCGGCGGAAGTCAGATCCCTTGGTGGGCGGCTGGCTGCAGCATTTTCGCAACCATGCTCAGCTCGGTGACCTTCACCGGCATTCCATCCAAGGCATTTGCGCAAGACTGGACGTATTCGATCGGCAACTTCACGATCCCGCTGGTTGCGATCGTGGCGGTGTATGTCGCGATGCCGTTCTTTCGCCGAATCGATGCGACCAGTGCCTACGAATACCTCGAGAAACGATTCAATCGCTCAGTGCGTTGGTTTGGCAGCCTCAGTTTCTCGCTGTTCCACGTGTTTCGAATGGCGGTGGTGATGTCGCTGACCGGGCTGGCGTTGTCGGTCGCGACACCACTGACGCCACAACAATCCGTGCTATTGATGGGCGGGCTCAGCATCGCCTATTGCACGATGGGCGGAATCGAAGCGGTCATCTGGACGGACACGATCCAAACCGTCGTGCTGCTTGGCGGCGCCTTCCTAGCGATCCTGTTGATGCTGTCCGCCACCGACGGTGGATTCGCGGGAAGTTGGTCGCATGCAGTCGACGCCGACAAGCTTCGACTGGCAAACTTTCACCTCAGTCCGACTCACGCCCAAATCGCATTGTGGGTGATCGTGTTCGGTGCGATTGGGCAAAACCTGTCCTCCTACACCGCCGACCAAGCCGTCGTCCAGCGATACATGACCACCGCTTCCCAATCGCTGGCGGCTCGTTCGATTTGGACCAATGCCGTGCTCACCATCCCGGCAACGTTGCTGTTCTTTGGAATTGGCACGGCGCTACACGGTTTCTACCATTCGCATCCCGAGCGACTTTCACCGGCGATCACAACCGATCAAGTCTTCCCGCTCTTCATCGCCCGAGAGATGCCAATCGGAGTGGCGGGGCTGATTGTCGCGGGTGTGTTTGCTGCGGCCCAGTCCACGGTCTCCACCAGCATGAACTCGACCGCGACCGCTCTGGTCACCGACTTCTTTCGACCACTGAATTTGTGCCGAGACGAACGTGGTTACCTGTTTGCCGCTCGGACCCTGACGTTCCTCATCGGCGTTTTGGGAACCCTGTTTGGGTTGGTCTTTGTCGATCCCAGCATCAAGTCACTCTTCGACACATTCATTGTGGTGATTGGCCTGTTCATGGGAGTCCTGGGCGGACTGTTCGTCCTGGGAGGGTTGACCACGCGAGCCAACTCGGTCGGCGCGATGGTGGGCGCCGCCATCGGCGCCACGACCATGTTCGCGTTGTGGCAATTCACTGAAGTCAACGGTTATCTCTACACAACCTGTGGCATCTTGAGCTGCTTTGGATCGGGCTACTTGGCCAGTCTGCTGACCTCACCGCCCAGCGAATCCTTGTCAGGATTGACGATTCACACGCTGGTTGAGAACCAAGCCAAACCACACACCGCCCAACCGGAGTCGTGA
- a CDS encoding PIG-L deacetylase family protein, translating into MPISPSIPDRKVALAFMAHPDDAEISCGGTLIRLQQSGWEVHIVSVTAGDCGSMNMGPDETARIRFQEGTDAAHLIGATFHTLSEPDGRLVYDREALQKSIDLFRRIAPTLVITMPMSDYHADHEISGQLGRAASFVYAAPNASREPVLDGSRVPYLYYTDGHDGQDRMGNLITPTSYVDISDQLETKARMLACHQSQSEWLRSHNGINEYLTAMQAHSQARGTDIGTHAAEAFVQHRGHGHPGDDLLAALFPSQHSSRSPDSAMHASHS; encoded by the coding sequence ATGCCAATCAGCCCCTCCATTCCCGACCGAAAAGTGGCCCTCGCGTTCATGGCACATCCCGACGACGCGGAGATCAGTTGCGGCGGCACCTTGATTCGATTGCAACAGTCGGGCTGGGAAGTTCATATCGTTTCGGTCACCGCTGGCGATTGCGGGTCGATGAACATGGGGCCCGATGAAACCGCCCGAATTCGTTTCCAGGAAGGCACTGACGCAGCCCATTTGATCGGCGCCACATTTCACACATTGAGTGAACCGGACGGACGTCTCGTGTACGACCGTGAAGCGTTGCAAAAATCAATCGACCTCTTTCGACGCATCGCGCCAACTCTGGTGATCACGATGCCGATGTCGGACTACCACGCCGACCATGAGATTTCGGGTCAACTCGGTCGAGCCGCCAGCTTTGTTTACGCCGCTCCCAATGCATCCCGTGAACCGGTCCTCGATGGTTCAAGGGTTCCCTACCTGTACTACACCGATGGACATGACGGGCAGGATCGGATGGGCAACTTGATCACGCCCACCTCGTACGTTGACATCAGCGACCAACTCGAAACCAAGGCACGCATGTTGGCTTGCCACCAAAGCCAATCGGAATGGTTGCGATCGCACAACGGCATCAACGAATACTTGACCGCGATGCAAGCCCACAGCCAAGCTCGAGGAACCGACATCGGAACGCATGCGGCAGAAGCCTTTGTGCAGCATCGTGGCCATGGCCACCCCGGTGACGACTTGCTGGCGGCACTTTTCCCGAGCCAACATTCATCCCGTTCGCCCGACTCCGCAATGCATGCGTCTCACTCATGA